The following proteins are encoded in a genomic region of Pseudorca crassidens isolate mPseCra1 chromosome 1, mPseCra1.hap1, whole genome shotgun sequence:
- the BAMBI gene encoding BMP and activin membrane-bound inhibitor homolog isoform X2, whose translation MCKSELSACFSKLLDPQNTNSPLTHGCLDSLASTADVCQARQVHNHSGSAAPTLECCHEDMCNYRGLQDVLAPPKGEASGQGNRYQHDGSRNLITKVQELTSSKELWFRAAVIAVPIAGGLILVLLIMLALRMLRSESKRLQDQRQQMLSRLHYSFHGHHSKKGQVAKLDLECMVPVTGHENCCLTCDKTRQADLSHDRILSLVHWGMYSGHGKLEFV comes from the exons ATGTGTAAATCGGAGCTGAGCGCCTGCTTCTCCAAACTTCTTGATCCTCAGAACACAAATTCCCCTCTCACGCACGGCTGCCTGGACTCTCTCGCAAGCACAGCAGATGTCTGCCAAGCCAGACAGGTCCACAACCACTCTGGCAGCGCTGCGCCCACGCTGGAGTGCTGCCACGAGGACATGTGCAATTACAGGGGGCTGCAGGACGTCCTCGCCCCTCCCAAGGGGGAGGCCTCAG GACAAGGGAACAGGTATCAGCATGACGGGAGCAGAAACCTCATCACCAAGGTGCAGGAGCTGACGTCCTCCAAAGAGCTGTGGTTCCGGGCGGCGGTGATCGCCGTTCCCATCGCCGGGGGGCTGATCCTAGTGTTGCTGATTATGTTGGCCCTGAGGATGCTGCGGAGCGAGAGCAAGAGGCTGCAGGACCAGCGGCAGCAGATGCTGTCGCGTTTGCACTACAGCTTTCACGGACACCACTCCAAAAAGGGGCAGGTGGCAAAGCTAGACTTGGAGTGCATGGTGCCCGTGACCGGCCATGAGAACTGCTGTCTGACCTGCGACAAGACGAGACAGGCTGACCTCAGCCACGACCGGATCCTGTCGCTCGTGCACTGGGGCATGTACAGTGGGCACGGGAAGCTGGAGTTCGTATGA
- the BAMBI gene encoding BMP and activin membrane-bound inhibitor homolog isoform X1, producing the protein MDRHSSYIFIWLQLELCAMAVLLTKGEIRCYCDAAHCVATGYMCKSELSACFSKLLDPQNTNSPLTHGCLDSLASTADVCQARQVHNHSGSAAPTLECCHEDMCNYRGLQDVLAPPKGEASGQGNRYQHDGSRNLITKVQELTSSKELWFRAAVIAVPIAGGLILVLLIMLALRMLRSESKRLQDQRQQMLSRLHYSFHGHHSKKGQVAKLDLECMVPVTGHENCCLTCDKTRQADLSHDRILSLVHWGMYSGHGKLEFV; encoded by the exons ATGGATCGTCACTCCAGCTACATCTTCATCTGGCTGCAGCTCGAACTCTGCGCCATGGCCGTGCTGCTCACCAAAG GTGAAATCAGATGCTACTGCGATGCCGCCCACTGCGTGGCTACTGGTTACATGTGTAAATCGGAGCTGAGCGCCTGCTTCTCCAAACTTCTTGATCCTCAGAACACAAATTCCCCTCTCACGCACGGCTGCCTGGACTCTCTCGCAAGCACAGCAGATGTCTGCCAAGCCAGACAGGTCCACAACCACTCTGGCAGCGCTGCGCCCACGCTGGAGTGCTGCCACGAGGACATGTGCAATTACAGGGGGCTGCAGGACGTCCTCGCCCCTCCCAAGGGGGAGGCCTCAG GACAAGGGAACAGGTATCAGCATGACGGGAGCAGAAACCTCATCACCAAGGTGCAGGAGCTGACGTCCTCCAAAGAGCTGTGGTTCCGGGCGGCGGTGATCGCCGTTCCCATCGCCGGGGGGCTGATCCTAGTGTTGCTGATTATGTTGGCCCTGAGGATGCTGCGGAGCGAGAGCAAGAGGCTGCAGGACCAGCGGCAGCAGATGCTGTCGCGTTTGCACTACAGCTTTCACGGACACCACTCCAAAAAGGGGCAGGTGGCAAAGCTAGACTTGGAGTGCATGGTGCCCGTGACCGGCCATGAGAACTGCTGTCTGACCTGCGACAAGACGAGACAGGCTGACCTCAGCCACGACCGGATCCTGTCGCTCGTGCACTGGGGCATGTACAGTGGGCACGGGAAGCTGGAGTTCGTATGA